A stretch of Desulfitobacterium dichloroeliminans LMG P-21439 DNA encodes these proteins:
- a CDS encoding amidohydrolase family protein: MAKYKIIDWRLRPPFGSFLKNKIFNDPNFSAAPTYPESARQFSMDLLINEMNECGVEIGMVPFRKGQDQGDIGNLLDAYSERFQCMAHIDPYAENPIKDIDDLIVEGRAKCAIIEPGQYFIKKPVPANDKILYPIYEKCQAENIVLTITFGGLYCEELELYNPIFIDKVAKDFPHLKMVLTHGGWPYTTEICHVAYQRANVYLSPDCYFTALHPGYQSYVTAANNVLQDKFIFGSVYPGYSLAVCIDNFVNIGVKPEILPKIFYHNAAKLLGLE, translated from the coding sequence ATGGCAAAGTATAAAATTATTGACTGGCGCTTAAGACCGCCTTTTGGTTCATTTTTGAAAAATAAAATATTTAATGATCCTAATTTTAGTGCAGCTCCTACATATCCTGAATCAGCAAGACAGTTCTCTATGGACTTATTGATTAATGAAATGAATGAATGTGGTGTAGAAATTGGCATGGTGCCATTCCGCAAAGGCCAAGATCAAGGTGATATTGGCAATTTATTAGACGCTTATTCGGAACGTTTTCAATGTATGGCTCATATTGACCCTTATGCAGAGAATCCAATTAAAGATATAGATGACCTTATTGTAGAAGGCAGGGCAAAATGCGCAATAATCGAGCCTGGACAATATTTTATAAAGAAACCTGTTCCGGCTAACGATAAAATTTTATACCCTATTTACGAAAAATGCCAGGCTGAGAATATCGTATTAACAATAACATTTGGTGGTTTATATTGTGAAGAATTAGAATTATATAATCCGATTTTTATAGATAAGGTAGCAAAAGATTTTCCTCATTTAAAAATGGTACTTACACATGGCGGATGGCCATATACGACGGAAATTTGCCACGTGGCTTATCAGCGAGCCAATGTCTATTTATCACCTGATTGCTACTTTACAGCACTTCATCCGGGCTATCAAAGTTATGTTACGGCTGCAAACAATGTACTGCAAGATAAATTCATTTTCGGATCGGTATATCCTGGATATAGCTTAGCTGTTTGCATAGATAACTTTGTTAATATTGGAGTTAAACCAGAGATATTACCAAAAATATTTTATCATAATGCAGCTAAACTGCTTGGACTAGAGTAG
- a CDS encoding amidohydrolase family protein, whose translation MKIFDTRLRPPYKSIKEQAFFNPEHCEPFAATYHMTMPPSAKEKSMELLLQEMEKAGVERGLTPFNNRGAGMKNTDFSDLNRDYPGKFVGLAYIDPLSGVEKALNDIDECVLKGDFTGINLEPGLDRIPWRVDNDFFFPIYEKCESENIPVYMTWGGLLSEPWVYDPNFINNVAKNFPKMKMMLAHAGFPRNGETCVVAMNHPNVYLNVDLYVINCFGAKDFIEAANCRLKNQICFGSAYPYADINKMVDYYLQCGFREEVLENVMYNNAGSFIG comes from the coding sequence ATGAAAATTTTTGACACTCGTTTAAGGCCACCGTATAAGTCCATTAAGGAACAAGCGTTCTTCAACCCTGAGCATTGTGAACCTTTTGCAGCAACGTATCATATGACTATGCCACCATCTGCTAAAGAAAAATCTATGGAACTTTTGCTTCAAGAAATGGAGAAGGCTGGAGTTGAAAGGGGTTTGACGCCGTTTAACAATCGAGGCGCTGGTATGAAAAACACTGATTTTAGCGACTTAAATAGAGATTATCCTGGAAAATTCGTAGGGCTTGCGTATATAGATCCCCTGTCTGGTGTAGAAAAAGCATTAAATGATATCGATGAGTGTGTTTTGAAGGGAGATTTTACTGGCATAAATCTAGAACCAGGTCTAGATAGAATACCATGGAGAGTCGATAACGATTTCTTTTTCCCTATCTATGAAAAATGCGAATCAGAAAATATACCCGTCTATATGACTTGGGGTGGCTTGCTTTCAGAGCCATGGGTTTACGATCCAAACTTTATAAATAACGTGGCAAAAAATTTTCCGAAAATGAAAATGATGTTGGCACATGCTGGTTTCCCTCGTAATGGCGAAACATGTGTCGTTGCCATGAACCATCCCAATGTGTATCTCAATGTTGATTTGTATGTAATTAATTGTTTTGGTGCTAAAGACTTTATTGAAGCAGCGAATTGCCGGTTGAAAAACCAAATTTGCTTCGGTTCTGCTTATCCATATGCGGATATCAATAAAATGGTGGATTATTATTTACAATGCGGTTTCCGTGAAGAAGTGCTTGAAAATGTCATGTACAACAATGCCGGTAGCTTCATTGGATAG
- a CDS encoding amidohydrolase family protein, which produces MIIDFRLRPPFGDFLKAFMYREIERSAKVSKNMGMTQPVSAASKSMELMFKEMNNAGITKGVIPGRKANPHMGIVSNDDILILLKEYPDKFIGFAGIDPLERERAYSEIDDLVINGPMKGIVLEPGVLTVPIYANDRRIYPIYEKCSDKDIPIILMTGGNAGPDVSYTNPVAVDQVAADFPKLKIIISHGGWPWVQEILHVAFRRPNIYISPDMYLFNMPGLQDYVQAANFYLQDRFLFATSYPFIPLEEGVQYFKELPFKPEVLPKLLYENAVNLLKLND; this is translated from the coding sequence ATGATTATTGATTTTAGATTAAGACCACCTTTTGGAGATTTTTTGAAAGCTTTTATGTATAGGGAGATTGAGCGCTCTGCTAAAGTATCGAAAAATATGGGAATGACTCAACCCGTTTCAGCGGCAAGTAAATCAATGGAACTAATGTTTAAAGAAATGAATAATGCTGGTATTACAAAGGGTGTGATTCCTGGTAGAAAAGCTAATCCACATATGGGTATTGTTTCAAATGATGATATATTGATTCTGCTTAAAGAGTATCCTGATAAGTTCATTGGTTTTGCCGGTATTGATCCTTTGGAACGTGAAAGAGCCTATTCGGAAATCGATGATTTGGTTATAAATGGTCCTATGAAAGGTATTGTATTAGAACCTGGTGTATTGACTGTTCCTATTTATGCAAATGATCGACGTATTTACCCAATATATGAAAAATGTTCTGATAAGGATATTCCTATTATCTTGATGACAGGAGGAAATGCCGGGCCTGATGTAAGCTATACAAATCCAGTGGCAGTTGATCAGGTAGCCGCAGATTTTCCGAAGTTAAAGATAATTATTTCACATGGTGGATGGCCTTGGGTTCAGGAAATATTGCATGTAGCTTTTCGTAGACCAAATATCTACATTTCTCCTGACATGTACTTATTCAATATGCCTGGCCTTCAAGATTATGTCCAAGCAGCAAATTTTTATCTGCAGGATCGTTTTTTATTTGCGACCTCATATCCGTTTATCCCTCTTGAAGAAGGAGTGCAATACTTCAAAGAGTTACCATTTAAACCTGAAGTTTTACCAAAGCTGCTTTACGAAAATGCTGTTAATTTACTTAAACTAAATGATTAA
- a CDS encoding TetR/AcrR family transcriptional regulator C-terminal domain-containing protein, with protein MLRNHITKKIIYDSLCELLNEKSMNKITVNDILVKSKCSRSTFYRHFKDKYDLMNWFYKYHVEQLFINGTSMYEVQLNIIKFYDNNRKYFQSILNFRGQNSFRDFVHRNGEELIKDFVKKKINANELSQDVEFAIKMFNYGAFNMAIEWLNNNFKLTPEEFNRQRCDNMPQILKDLCS; from the coding sequence ATGTTGAGAAATCATATTACAAAGAAAATCATTTATGATAGTTTATGCGAATTATTGAATGAAAAATCAATGAATAAAATTACAGTTAACGATATTTTAGTTAAAAGCAAATGTTCTCGTTCAACATTTTACCGTCATTTTAAAGATAAATATGACTTAATGAACTGGTTTTATAAATATCACGTAGAACAGTTGTTTATTAATGGGACTTCAATGTACGAAGTTCAGTTAAATATTATAAAATTTTATGATAATAATCGAAAATATTTCCAGAGTATTCTAAATTTCCGTGGACAAAATTCATTTAGAGATTTTGTCCATCGAAATGGGGAAGAATTAATTAAAGATTTTGTGAAAAAGAAAATCAATGCGAACGAGTTATCACAGGATGTAGAATTTGCAATAAAAATGTTTAATTACGGTGCATTCAACATGGCTATAGAATGGCTTAATAATAATTTTAAACTGACACCTGAGGAATTTAATAGACAACGTTGTGACAATATGCCTCAAATTTTAAAAGATTTATGTTCTTAG
- a CDS encoding TRAP transporter permease, with translation MLLKNKTFINLVKAIAITLSLFQLFTTGFGVLEAPLQRAIHLGLVLMLVFLWYPMFKNSDKEKIYIYNIILAIIAFSTIIFFWVNLDSILNRMRYVDTVTSIDMIFGIITILIVLEATRRVSGWPLVIVATVALGYAVFGAYLPGALAHNGVTMPRLVEQMFLLTDGIYGIPLGVASTIIFAFILFGSFLEKTDLSSLFMDLSCYCTRNAKGGPAKVAIFASALFGTISGSAPANVYTTGVFTIPLMKRVGYKGEFAGAVEAVASTGGQIMPPIMGAAAFVMADILGVSYLTVAKAALIPAILFYVSLYTMIHFEALKRNLGTLPKDQVPAVKTVVSKLYYIIPIVILIAVLMSGRSVMSSAFIATLSIVVVAMFKKETRLNFTKFLGGLELAAKNAVMVSTCCACAGIIVGVIDLTGVGFKFINAVTNLAMGNLFLLMVYLAITCIILGMGVPTTPAYIIVAMLGAPALIKMQVDPIAAHMFVFNFAILSVITPPVALAAYSGAAIAKSDPMTTGWVAVRIGIVAFIIPFMFVYQPALLWQGPIHIVLLSLLTACIGVVGLAGGVMGWFVVKATIIERFMLIVGGLTLIYPGLTTDLIGIVILGLVIVGQFAKRKKNGVVSMM, from the coding sequence ATGCTTCTTAAAAATAAGACTTTTATTAATCTTGTGAAAGCAATTGCTATAACTTTATCTTTATTTCAATTATTCACTACGGGTTTTGGTGTCTTGGAAGCACCTCTACAAAGGGCTATTCACCTCGGATTGGTATTAATGCTTGTTTTTTTATGGTACCCAATGTTTAAAAACAGTGATAAGGAAAAAATATATATTTATAATATAATTCTAGCGATTATAGCCTTTTCAACGATAATATTCTTTTGGGTCAACTTAGATAGTATACTTAATCGCATGCGCTATGTGGATACTGTTACATCTATTGATATGATTTTTGGGATAATTACTATCTTAATTGTATTGGAAGCTACTAGGAGGGTATCGGGTTGGCCCCTAGTAATAGTTGCAACTGTAGCATTAGGTTACGCAGTATTTGGGGCATATTTACCTGGCGCACTGGCTCATAATGGAGTGACTATGCCTAGATTGGTAGAACAAATGTTTTTGCTTACGGATGGAATCTATGGTATTCCCCTGGGTGTTGCCTCTACAATAATTTTTGCATTTATTTTGTTTGGCTCTTTCCTTGAAAAAACAGATTTGAGTAGCTTATTCATGGATTTGTCTTGTTACTGCACTAGAAATGCTAAAGGTGGACCGGCAAAGGTAGCAATTTTTGCTAGTGCCTTATTCGGAACTATATCAGGTAGTGCTCCTGCTAATGTATATACCACGGGTGTCTTCACCATACCGCTTATGAAAAGGGTAGGATACAAAGGTGAATTTGCGGGGGCAGTGGAGGCAGTTGCATCTACGGGTGGCCAAATTATGCCTCCTATTATGGGCGCAGCTGCTTTTGTAATGGCGGATATCCTTGGTGTAAGCTATTTAACTGTAGCGAAAGCTGCGCTGATACCAGCTATACTCTTTTATGTGTCCCTATATACAATGATTCACTTCGAGGCACTTAAAAGAAACCTTGGTACATTACCTAAGGATCAAGTTCCTGCAGTAAAAACGGTTGTTTCAAAGTTGTATTATATTATTCCCATAGTAATTTTAATAGCTGTTTTAATGAGTGGAAGAAGTGTAATGTCTAGTGCATTTATTGCTACACTATCAATTGTAGTTGTAGCTATGTTTAAAAAAGAGACACGTTTGAATTTCACTAAGTTTTTAGGCGGCTTAGAATTAGCAGCTAAAAATGCAGTTATGGTTTCCACTTGTTGTGCTTGTGCGGGAATAATTGTAGGGGTTATAGATTTAACAGGAGTAGGATTTAAATTTATAAATGCTGTAACAAATTTAGCGATGGGTAATCTATTCTTGCTAATGGTATACCTGGCGATAACATGTATTATTCTCGGAATGGGTGTACCCACTACACCAGCATATATAATAGTGGCGATGCTTGGCGCGCCAGCCCTAATTAAAATGCAAGTAGATCCCATTGCTGCTCACATGTTTGTATTCAATTTTGCTATTCTTTCTGTTATTACCCCACCAGTTGCTTTAGCTGCATATTCAGGTGCTGCAATTGCAAAGTCTGACCCTATGACGACAGGATGGGTTGCAGTGAGGATAGGAATTGTCGCATTTATTATACCGTTTATGTTTGTCTATCAACCTGCATTGCTTTGGCAGGGACCGATACATATTGTTCTATTATCCTTATTGACAGCTTGTATTGGAGTTGTTGGTTTAGCTGGCGGAGTAATGGGTTGGTTTGTAGTTAAAGCCACTATTATCGAAAGGTTTATGCTGATAGTAGGCGGGTTAACATTAATTTATCCGGGGCTTACAACTGATTTAATCGGCATAGTAATTTTGGGTTTGGTAATCGTTGGTCAGTTTGCTAAAAGAAAGAAAAATGGGGTGGTGAGTATGATGTAA
- a CDS encoding TAXI family TRAP transporter solute-binding subunit, protein MKTVIYKRKRWSVALVVLLVFSLSLMSGCSKQTTDNNSISVESTQLNMVAGTSGGVWYIGMGAIGKLYSDNYPGTTVNLLAGGSSGNPLRLESGETDFSITQHTMAVAAAKGQEPYKKATQNVSSIINLKDITRLNIVVRDDVPIYSIEDILEKKYPLKLAHGPVGTVSEVFGRWAFEEYGVGFKDITSWGGKLFANNYNDVASLFQDGQIDMFFWTGPGEAGFIQETASGTKLRWLPVKEEVINTLAEKYGLNKGTIPAQFYGGAVGTETPCVIDATELIVRKDLQEEIVYNLTKVICENKDDIVLAYSAWNTFDPETAWQDLGLPLHPGAEKYYKEKGWIK, encoded by the coding sequence ATGAAGACAGTAATTTATAAACGTAAAAGATGGTCAGTTGCGTTGGTTGTCTTACTCGTTTTTAGTCTATCACTTATGTCGGGATGTAGTAAACAAACTACTGATAATAATTCTATTTCTGTCGAAAGTACTCAACTAAATATGGTAGCAGGTACGTCAGGCGGTGTATGGTACATTGGCATGGGTGCCATAGGAAAACTTTATTCTGATAACTACCCAGGAACTACTGTAAACTTATTGGCTGGAGGTTCTTCTGGAAATCCTCTACGGTTAGAATCTGGTGAAACGGATTTTTCGATTACACAACATACCATGGCTGTTGCGGCTGCAAAAGGTCAAGAACCTTATAAGAAAGCTACTCAAAACGTGTCTTCAATAATTAATTTAAAGGATATAACCCGCTTAAATATAGTTGTAAGAGATGATGTGCCAATATACTCAATTGAAGATATTTTAGAAAAGAAGTATCCGTTGAAATTAGCACATGGCCCGGTTGGTACTGTAAGTGAAGTGTTTGGTCGTTGGGCGTTTGAAGAATATGGAGTTGGTTTTAAAGATATTACATCTTGGGGCGGTAAATTATTTGCAAACAACTATAACGATGTTGCATCACTATTTCAAGATGGACAGATAGATATGTTTTTCTGGACAGGACCTGGTGAAGCAGGGTTTATTCAGGAGACGGCATCAGGGACTAAACTTAGATGGTTACCTGTAAAAGAGGAAGTAATTAATACGCTCGCTGAAAAGTACGGGTTAAATAAAGGTACTATTCCCGCACAATTTTATGGTGGAGCTGTAGGTACGGAAACTCCTTGTGTAATAGATGCTACTGAATTAATAGTAAGAAAAGATTTACAAGAAGAGATTGTTTATAACTTAACAAAGGTTATCTGTGAAAACAAAGATGATATAGTGCTTGCATACTCCGCATGGAATACATTTGATCCAGAAACAGCTTGGCAAGATCTTGGGTTACCGTTACATCCAGGAGCAGAAAAATATTATAAAGAGAAAGGATGGATAAAGTAA